ctgctattatatatatatctctaaagctgaactcttcgctcaaacctttgctgcaaactctaccttagacgattcagggcttattcctcccttttctccaccctacctattaagattcttcgcagtgatgtttttcatgtcctctctagcctaaaccctcggaaggcttgtgGAGCTGATGGCGTCccccctattgttctccgaaactgtgcctccgtgcttgcaccttgcctagtcaaactctttcagctctgtcaacatctacctttcctttttgctggaagtttgcctgcattcagcctgttcctaaaaagggtgacccgttctaatccctcaaactaccgtcctattgctttaatttcctgcctatctaaagtttctgaatctatcctcaacaggaagactcttaaacatttatcacttgacaaccttctatccgatcgccagtacgggttccgtcaaggccgctctactggtgatcttctggctttccttactgagtcttgatcaacttcttttagagattttggtgaaacttttgctgttgccttggatgtatcaaaagcttttgatagagtctggcacaaagccttgATTTCCAGATTACCCTCCTATAacttctatccatctctctgtaacttcatctcaagtttcctttctgaccgttctattgctgctgtggtagacggtcactgttctcctaaatcttttaacagtggtgttcttcagggttctgtcctttcacccactctcttcttattattcatcaatgaccttctaaaccaaacttcttgtcctatccactcctacgctgatgataccaccctgaacttttccacgtcttttcatagacgtccaatccttcaggaagtaagcatttcacgcagggaagccacagaacgcctgactcctgatctttctaaaatttctgattgggctagagcaaacttggtattgttcaatgcctcaaaaactcaattcctccatctatcaactcgacacaaccttccagacaactatcccctcttcttcaatgacactcaactgtccccctcttctacactgaacatcctcggtctgtcctttacttataatctgagttggaaacttcacatctcatccctagctaaaacagcttctgtgaagttaggtgttctgagacatctccgccagtttttctcaacccccctacctccagctgctaactctatacaagggccttatccgtccatgtatggcttatgcttcacatgtcttggacggtccactcataccgctcttctagacagggtggaatcaaaagcttttcgtctcattaactcctctcctataactgactgtcttcagcctctctctcatcgccgcagtgttgcatctctagctgtcttctaccgttattttcatgctaactgctcttctgatcttgctaactgcatgcctcccctcctcctgcggcctcgctgcacaagactttcttctttctctcacctcctatcctgttcacctctctaatgcaagagttaaccagtattctcaatcattcatccctttctctggtatacTCTGGAACCctgcctgctcctgtatttctactttcctatgacttgaattccttcaagagggaagttccaagacacttatccttcaattttttgactaccgctttagacccttttctgggactggcatctcagtggacttttttttttttttattgtatttcgttgcccttggccaattttcctcctacataaaaaagtaatcaaataaataaataaatgaataaataaaatgaaaggctTTCATGCAAAAACATAATCCAGTACTAGATTGTCCCTTGAACAATGTGCCACGTCCTGTCCTGCGTGCAGGGGTTCCGTGTGGTGGCAGGCTGTCTGGTCCAGGACGGGGAAGGGGCCAAGCGGCTGCGGGCCTCTGCCTCGCATCGCCTCCACACCATCCAGTTGGACGTCACTTCCGCGGACGAGGTGCGCCACGCTGTGCAGGAGGTGGAGGCCCTCATCCCTGAGGGAGGTGAGACTTGGCATTTCCCTTGTCAGTGTTTGCTCCCAATTTCCAAGGTAGTCTTTGTGTTCGTAGAGAAAACACACCCATTTAATTTATTCACGTGAATGCCTTGCCACTTTTACAGCGAGGCTCTTTGGTTCCCGATTACCGCATGAAACCCTTGTAATTCCTTTGTTCCCGGAAACTGTGCCAAGAGTAGCCCGCGGCTCATTCCTATTTTTATTGCAGAGGTGCTGTGGGGGCTTGTTAACAACGCCGGGCTTTCTACCTTTGGGGAAGTGGAGTGGGTGCAGGAACACACTTTCAGAAAGGTATTAGAAGTGAACGTGATGGGCATGGTGACTGTGACCAAGGCCTTCCTGCCACTAATAAGGCAAGCCAAAGGTGAGGAAGCAGCACGGCATACACTGATGCTTAACACGGCGCCTGGTATTCATGCAGACACGCCAAAGCTCTTTAAGgcaggggcgggagggaggaagggagagggggcaTGGTGTTGGCCGAGTGGGCGAGACGGCAGGCAGTCTGAGCCGACCACAATCCCATTTCCTTTAACACTGGCCGAGTGATTTAAGATAAGCTGGATGGTGCGCTGCGTGATGCCCTTCATGGCGTTATGGTTCGTGGCGGAAATAGGAAATATCATAAGCAGAATCCTGTGAATCGTTAAACTTCGCCGAGGTGGGACAGCCATTGGGTGGGATTTATTTGCCGCTTTAATTCcgtgtttgtagtagtagtagtagtagtagtagtagtagtagtggtagtagtaatagttgttgttgttgttgttgctgttgttgccatctagttccttctcgtcctcgtccttctcctactcctcctcctccatctccttttttatcatgatagaggaaaaacaaacacatcatcatcatcatcatcatcatcatcatcatcatcatcatcatcatcatcatcatcatcatcaaccatcatcatcatcatcatcaaccatcatcatcattataaccaCTACGTTTTATCAGGTATTTACACAGGTGTGGTTCAATTCGAGACAAGatctgagcacacacacacacacacacacacacacacacacacacttctctttaAGGTTATCATGTTCTAggcttctctcttttcttttctttttttttgttaagactacagatatgaaaaaaaaggatcgCTGTTTTGTTATTCAGGTTTAGCTTTCTTTAATCTTAATTCCCTTCGGGTTTATTCGTGTTGTAGTTTTGTTCCACACATGCGTAAGGCAACGATGCATCAGAGGTGTAAGTCTATGCTGGCAAAGGGATTATAAAagtgatatttatttttgtccagCAATGATCCGCTAGTCTGGTGTTTTCGTTACTGCTTATTAAAGGGTGATGCTGCTTCCACATGCGCTACAACCAATTATCTCGTGAATCTCCACCCTTTGATCCCTTGCACTGGTGTATCAGGGGGTGTGAATGTAACTTATTACTTAACCCGATCAGAAGAAGATCTGTTTCACGAAATTATGTAGCTGGGTGCGATTTACCGAATATTTATCCTCCTTGGTTTTCTAACCTTTAGTTGTTATGTCACTGTTGCAGGAAATATGACTGGGGGTGAGTTTCTgaggttttcaggtgaatgtcattggtgaacgtaaaaaaaaaaaaaaaaaaaaaaaaaaaaaaaaaaaaaaaatatatatatatatatatatatatatatatatatatatatatatatatatatatatatatatatatatatatatatatatatatatatatattttttttagatgttaACAAAGAGTTTTGATAGACTTGGCTTGATGGCGGGCACAGCCCAGCTTGGGTATCTTGCGCCACCGGACTGCGGCGAGGTTTGCCCAAGATGACCCTTAGGAAGGAATATCATTGAAATTAATCACAAcgagttttattttattccatcACTGCCTTTAGATGCACAGCAACTTTATGTTGAGAAAAATAGCTGAGTTATAATAAGTAATATGATTCCTCTAGAAATGGTGTATCAGCATGTTTTTCATCAATAGGACGAGTGGTGAACGTGGCCAGCATGTACGGCAGGATGGCCAACGTGATGCGATCACCTTACGTGCTCTCCAAATACGCCGTGGAGGGCTTCACCGACTGCCTCAGGTGAGCCCGAGGTGCGGCGGCACAACCAGCTGGCTACGTAGGTGAAGGCAGGAGCGTTGGGCCCCGTTTAACTCAGAATTTGAcaaagattttatatatatatatatatatatatatatatatatatatatatatatatatatatatatatatatatatatatatatatatatatataatctttgtCAAATTCTGATTTTCCGGAGTTTTTTCATGTTACTGTTGCAGTTGTTTAGGCCTCGTGTTGAGGAAGGGTGTGCCCGTGCTGGCAGCGTGTCGTAAAGGATGACCCAAATAAAGGGGTGAAGGTTGGAAGTCCAGTTTTAGGAGAGAGCAATCCACCCAAGACTCAGGCTGGATTGCTGGAGTGTCGGACGTGTAATCGCAGTGAAAGGGGAGGATGACATGCTTGGAATTATGTACGAACAATActtacttgttttatttctatgtgAGGCAAAGTTTCtcaaagacaaaagaaaaggaaaggtttaGTTTGCAGGAATAAAATCAAAATTAGGCGAGGAAACGTGTGAAAAAGAAAGTCTGTTGTAGATATTGCTGTGAATAGTGAGCTGCGAGGAAGGgttagggagggaaagagggaaaaatcgAGTTTGATGTGGATGAGAATAGAGGTAGTTGAGGGAGACAGGTGACGGCTGGCGCAcggggggagtggggaggacAGGGAAAGTTTCTGGGAATTGTTCGCGAAATATTTAAAGGGCtttagagaggaagagagagtgttTGTAATGGGGAATCTAAATACGAGGGCGGGAGACTGTCAGAGTTGGACTAACTGGGGTATATGAAGTGCCGTTGGGAAATGAAAGTGGAGGATACGAGTACCTGATGTATGTCTGGGACTTACggagtctttgtgtgtgtgtgtgtgtgtgtgtgtgtgtgtgtgtgtgtgtgtgtgtgtgtgtgtgtgtgtgtgtgtaaaattagaATTATATCTGGTTATCTTGAGAAAATGAGAACTAATGTAAATTATCCTTTTGAACGTTGAAGAAGAGACGGATGATAACCATGGAGTAGACCGAGAGTCAACAGAGGCATTGTTTTCTttaagatgaaaaaaggaagtaaaaaaaaaacgaaactgcGATAGAAGCTTAAGCCTCGTGAGCGTCGAGGTCAGAGGAACCaggacaaaaacacacataattgCAAGCATAATGGaggcaaggaaaagaaggacagaTAGCCCGAGACGTCCAAAGTTGACCTTTTAGCAAAGCGCTGAGCAAAGAGTAAAAAGTTATCGCGCCGTCACGCTGTGCAGGAAGTGACGGAAGGGACGACATGCGGTTGTTGGATTTTCTCATTTAGAACAATAGCGGCCCTTTGACTGATTTTTTGTTAGTGTAAATGTGTGGAAAGTAGTCAAATACACTTAAGGGTTAACTATATTTGAAGTttcttttagtagtagtagtagtagtagtagtagtagtagcagtaatggtagtagttgGAGTACTGCCAATacattttaaataattttgGTTTTGAATCAAATTTCAAGCATCCATAATTAacgttctgtttccttttttttttttcccgtgtgtgtgtgtgtgtgtgtgtgtgtgtgtgtgtgacaggcagGAGATGCGGCCGTGGGGCGTGGCCGTCAGTCTCATCGAGCCGGGCAACTATGTAGCAGGTGAGGCTCAGGTGTGCCGCTGCTAATTACCGCCTGCTGGCCGCTTCTTTCTCGCCGCCACGGTGCTGGAGGCTGCTGCTTccctgctcttgttgttgttgttgttgttgttgttgttgttgttggtggtggtggtggtggtggtggtggtggtggtggtggtagtgttgctgctgctagaAGTGATAACAATTGTTTTATATAGATAACCATTACTCTATATGGTTAGGTGCttatctttacacacacacacacacacacacacacacacacacacacacatctcaggGTATCAGCATAATGCACGTTTAGGACACTTTCTTCGCTGTAACTGATGTGATTTGGAGTGACATTTTCACCATACATCGTGAATCTTTAACATTGTGAATCCatagcaatttttttccttttagctcTTGACCAGCGCCTcttttacataaataaataaataaataaataaataaataaataaataaataaatatatatatatatatatatatatatatatatatatatatatatatatatatatatatatatatatatatatatatatatatatatatatatatatatatatatatatatatatatatatatatatatatatatatatatatatatatatatatatatatatatatatatatatatatatatatatatatatatatatatatatatatatatatatatatatatatatatatatatatatatatatatatatatatatatatatatatatatatatatatatatatatatatataagaaagaagaaatcgGTTGGGAGACTTGACACTGACCGTACATTTGAGCCTCACCAACACTGGCTTGCTTCATCAGTATTATATGAGAAAGTTTACCTCATACCTCATACGGAGAAATAACTTTGATGGTGCTCTTGTACAGAACAGtttatgctctttttttctccatgttctCGCCAGATATTAAGCACGATTATTACATTTGTCTTTATTTCGCCTACAGATTCAGATCTATGAATTTTGAACGAAGCATTTAATCAGATTAGATTTTTGCTTCATGGCTTGAACATTACCTATATCAGTCAATAAAGTGGGtttttaatttctatatatTGTTAAAAAAGTTGAATGCTGATGTAGAGGAACATGAAGACATGCAATAGATTAATTACTACGCATATTCACACTGAAGGCAATATGAAGTCTCTATCAAGCATTGACCATCTAATGTGGCCCTGGCACACTAAAAGGTATAACAGCACTGCCTTGGATCCCAGACCATCGCTACCATGTGGGGATGTCTTGAGGTGTTATGTAAAATGcgcccatcatcatcatcattttatatTATACGTAGATTttgttttttcagctttgtcGCTTCGCCACCAACTAAACAATCTTTTTCCAGCTGTTCATTGTAATATTGTTCAGTTCTTTGAGTATGTTATCCCATGACACGCGAAACTAGGAAATTCTCCTAGTGATGCAGTTCATGCTAAGATTTACAGCTTtttcaagggagggaggggtcgatttatcttatttatttatttgtttatttgatctGTGGCTATGTTGCTCTCGTAtgatttttgtttaatttgatTTTTGACATGTGCTgcgttgtgctgtgctgtgctgtgctatgctgtgtgtgtgtgtgtgtgtgtgtgtgtgtgtgtgtgtgtgtgtgtgtgtgtgtgtgtgtgtgtgtgtgtgtgtgtgtgtgtgtgtgtgtgtgtgtatgtgtgtgtgtgtgtgtgtgtgtgtgtgtgtgtgtgtgtgtgtgtgtgtgtgtgtgtgtgtgtgtgtgtgttaccccaccccacacatacacacgcttctttgggggaggggaggggagggaagcaaTGTTGCATGACTGCTCGACGAGAGCATTGCacataaatggaaggaaatgacAGCAAGCAAGATTATTTTGGTATTAGAAAGTGTATCTTCTGTATGTTATGTTGTTACatacgatggtgatgataataacgttgatgataacaatactattattactactactactactattactactactactactactactactactactactactactactactactactactactactactactactactagtactactactactactactactactaataataataataataaaagtaataataatagtaataataataataataataataataataataataataataataataataataataataataataataatctcctCATTTTATACatacaacactaaaaaaaattaccttatatagtatatcttgtgtgtgtgtgtgtgtgtgtgtgtgtgtgtgtgtgtgtgtgagcgagccGTCACGGgagtggtggcggaggtggggtgaggagaaagaaagggacatacACACAACCTGTCGTCACTTCTAGCACGGTCTGCTCCGtatctgaaacgctttgctttctcaccatgactattttcaaaggccacaaagatgatcagTTGTATTCTCAGCAGTGTTTCTTCcgttaaaaatgtagaaatctcgtaaatctgtcactagaaccataaacaaaaaaaaaacttagaaaCCAGTGTAACTTCTACTAaggccttttgaatgtagtgatgaggcacaaaagtgtttcaaaatatggtgcGGTatcccatctttctctctcttctcacagCCACGAACATCTTGGCGAACGACAACGTAAGGGCGCACGGAAAGGCGATGTGGGACGGGATGAGCCAGGGGGTGCGGGAAGCTTACACACAGAAGTACTTTGATGCTACCGTGGAGAACCTGCTCACCTATGCCCACATCGGGGTACgtttcttccaccttcctccccctctctctctctctctctctctctctctctctctctctctctctctctctctctctctctctttctctctctctctgtttatgtatgtatctttctatctgtcaagtatacttgtctgtctgtctgtctgtctgtctgtctgtctgtctatctatctatctatcttaactTTTTATATTGCCTATTGTTTTGTGGCTCCATATTTAAGGTACTTTTTTGTATCTTCACATACATAgagtacatactcgtacatatagtACAAACACATAACATAGCACCATAACACATCATGTCACTCTGTCCCCCCTTGCACAGTGCCGTGACGTGAGCGCCGTGGTGGAGGCCATGACTGGTGCCCTCACCCACGCCTCTCCCCGTGCCCGCTATATGCCCATGGACGCTGCCTGCCGCCTCAAGGTATTCATCAACACGCACCTCCCTGAGTACTTCTACGACACCTTCTGCACCTTCACCACGCCCAACCACCCCGCAGCCTCTTCCTAAGAGTCAcgggtcttgttgttgttctttgttctcATCACTTATTATGTGCCTTGAATTATTATCAGTTATCAAACGCTGATTCTTAGAAGGCGTTATGAGATGACACGTGTTTTGCCGAATCAGTGATAATCAGAATGTTCTCCTTCTGCCAGATCGAAGTGTGAAGTATTCAGAGCTTGGTTTTCTGTTGACATGTATGTTATTCTAGTCTTACGATAATGgcaatattaagaaatatctTAGATTCAGATTTtgttatcaaaaagttaatagGACATTGAAGGTATTGTGCATATCTGTGTGAAGTTGTGTGTCTATGAAGTCAAAATACCTGacaaaataatagtaatttacttcttttttattcttccctctccacGTTCATTTGTTGTAATGAGGGATTATCAGACGAAACAATGAGTGCActctttttttatccagaagaaaagaataatccTTTCGTatcgttgttgttttggtttatGGCAAAATGCTGCAAATGTTGTCGAGCGCACACCGAGTGAATGAAATACGACGACAGGAGAACGAAGAGAGTAACGCCCCTCCCCCTCGCTCCTCGGAGGCGGGGGAGGAAGGCGCGGGGTGACGGCTCCGCGGCTGCCCTCCACGGCGGcccccgtcaccaccaccagcaggcgGTGTTGAGGGCTGTGTGATTCATGTGATAAGACTCGTCGCTCCCCGGCATCCTTCAGCGTGCGGCAACACGGAGCTTGTTcagcctcaccacaccaccgccGCGCACGCTACTCCTTCATAAATACATTGATAACcaactgcatatatatatatatatatatatatatatatatatatatatatatatatatatatatatatatatatatatatatatatatatatatatatatatatatatatatatatatatatatatatagatagatagatagatagatagatagatagatagatagatagatagataaatatatagatagataaagagagagagagagagagagagagagagagagagagagagagagagagagagagagagagagagagagagagagagagagagagggggaggggaagagagagagagaggataggtgGTTCATAAAGTTTGGTGATGGACTTTAGTGGCGCTCTTCATTTCAGGCACATTATTTGAGTCTTAACACAATCGTGCTTAGTCTGTTTTATTGTCTGCCGCTGATATTATCATGCCCATATTTCCTACAATCCCTCCCCGTCTCCCGCCGCGTGGTGACGGCGGCGACAGGCTACGGGGTGGCACCTGAGGAAGGGGTGACCCCTCCGGGCTGTTGACACCAGGCCGGGCGAACGGGAGTAAGGAGAGTCAGTCCACCGCCGACTAGTGACGGGGCAGGACGTAGCCCCTCGCTCTCGGCTTCCCTTGCACGTTGTCCCTCGCACAGACCTGAGTCAGGAGCGGGCTTTTTGACATCCAGTAGCCGGCCCGGAGGATGCGCCTCGGCCCCAGCGCGTTGCTTGTGCTGTGCGACGCGGCCTGGTGGTGAACTGTGCGGCGGTGGGGAGCGACGTGCAAAAGGCTTGTAAATGGCTCGCGCCCTCATGTGGATTGTGCCAGCCATCAGCCTCCTGGCCTGCTGTGAGTATGTTCGTGCCTCACCgtgcctcaccctccctccatccttgcCTCACGTTGTGGTACGCCTCTCGCCTCCCTCCTTGTGTCACTGTATTGGGTGGTGTGGCTcttacctccatccctccctccttccctccttgcatcATCACGTAGGGGTGTTCGCGTCTGTTTCCCTTAACTTCGACGTCCTTTCATATCTTTAGTTCTCATTAGCGCCGTTATCTGCattttttctccacttcttttcttcgACGTCCCCtgcctcatttatttatctgtttatttattcattattgatttaccgatttattaatttttttttttcatgcatttgctTGCCTTTATAATTTAAggctccttcacacacacacacacacacacacacacacacacacacacacacacacacacacacacacacacacacacacacacacacacacacacacacacacacacacacacacacacacacacacacacacacacacacacacacacacacacacacacacacacacacacacacacactctctctctctctctctctctctctctctctctctctctgtctctctcttactccatccacttatctatctatctttcttgtTTGCTAcgacaccactaccaccaccctcatcaccaccaccgtcttaTAACATTCACACCTCAGAGACAGTCAAGAGTTACCatcgcctcctcttcttcagttccGCTTTTCTCCGAATACTTTACTACTTCTCATAGTTGCAACTCCGTGTCTTTTGCGACGCCCTCAAGCATTTTGCCAGCTCCTTACGTTATACGGGGCACGGATTCTCTGTTTCATGTCCATCTCATTGCGTTGGTGCTGCTCCCACTCTCGTATGGAAATGGCGGTCACTGTTTCCATCGGTTGTTACTTGTATCAGGCTCTGTGTTCTGAAACGTTTAGTAGAGTTCTCATAAggattgttttcaaagaccacagagatggttagtcaAATTCTCatgaatcttttcttttttcctttttcctattggtgatgcagaattcttgttgaactatcaccagaatcatgaaaaaaaaaacttgaggaaaaaaaaaagcccaggAGTCTGAtaaaggactattttcaaaggccacagagatgatttgtcagacttttttccttttccctactgatgatgcagaattcttgttgaactgtcactagaatcgtgcGAAAAAcaccctagaaaaaaaaaaagtttcggaTTCTAACAAAGGATTCAAAGGCCATCGAGATGATTTCTCAGATTTCCATgagtcttttttcctttttccaactGGTGATGTAGAATCCTCGTtgaactatcattagaatcatgcgaaaaacactcttgaaaaagcCACAGCTCccattaacttccactacagcctcatGAAAGTAAGTGGATAGTGGAGATGTGACGCAGTGATATTTGTGAATGCGCTTCCAGGTGTATGATGGAAATTGTGACGCTGgttattattgatttttctttgttttcggGCTGTTTGTTAGTGCCGTGATTACTTTATTGGAGATGCAACTTGGAGGTAACAATTTCGATTTCCTGACCAGAGGGAAGTGACTATATTTGATGAAGGGatagattagagagagaaaaagagagagtgagtctgtGTATGAGTGAGTGTAGTGTTTTGCTGAGTAGTGTTTTGCTACGTGTTTGTAACTTTACCATTTAAAGACCACAAGCACACAAACAGTCTAGTCAATCAACATAAGGGACATTAATGTGATACACACAGAAAACAGACCAGAATTTGAGGAACCGAAA
This window of the Scylla paramamosain isolate STU-SP2022 chromosome 1, ASM3559412v1, whole genome shotgun sequence genome carries:
- the LOC135104041 gene encoding D-beta-hydroxybutyrate dehydrogenase, mitochondrial-like, encoding MVLTLDVRLDVAWWGCVSAALASLLHLLGLLPFTAVFLTAWVIASAACILMAFLDVSVAGKTVLVTGCDSGFGFALAQHLDSLGFRVVAGCLVQDGEGAKRLRASASHRLHTIQLDVTSADEVRHAVQEVEALIPEGEVLWGLVNNAGLSTFGEVEWVQEHTFRKVLEVNVMGMVTVTKAFLPLIRQAKGRVVNVASMYGRMANVMRSPYVLSKYAVEGFTDCLRQEMRPWGVAVSLIEPGNYVAATNILANDNVRAHGKAMWDGMSQGVREAYTQKYFDATVENLLTYAHIGCRDVSAVVEAMTGALTHASPRARYMPMDAACRLKVFINTHLPEYFYDTFCTFTTPNHPAASS